From Segatella copri, the proteins below share one genomic window:
- a CDS encoding YfjI family protein, which yields MTALNNNKETSINPMIIMDKAIDMSTRLSGSQFPVSIFPAKIQRIIKEVHECHSFPTDYISAAILTALAVGIGNTHLAQMKQGWLESPILYMALIGRPGANKSHPLSFAMKPFLDYDYEQNKLFEEQYSKFEEKMCMSRKERIENGEDGFPQEPVRKRFLVSDVTPEGLSYIHAQNKRGLCLWTDELSAWFKNFNRYNNGSEEQFWLSVFSAKTTISDRRSSKSSIFIKRPYISVIGTIQKKILSELAKGERSSNGFIDRILFVMPNLQQKARWSDRELPDNIERDWQAIIQHLIDMECPINEQQEIEPHVLSFTEEAKARLYEWQHHFSEQCDNETNDTIVSIYCKLEIYIIRFCLIIQLARWTCGECDKEAIDLLSVERAIRLTDYFKNSAISVQNILNENMLTAQQQAIVNHLPATFTTAQAHDVAKENDMKSRTLERFLNDNIGVLFRKEKHGEYSKINS from the coding sequence ATGACAGCTTTAAATAACAATAAGGAAACTTCCATCAATCCAATGATTATCATGGATAAGGCTATTGATATGAGTACTCGCCTATCAGGAAGCCAGTTTCCCGTAAGCATCTTTCCTGCCAAGATTCAGAGAATCATCAAGGAGGTACACGAATGCCACAGTTTTCCTACCGACTATATATCAGCAGCCATACTCACTGCATTGGCTGTTGGTATCGGCAACACGCACTTGGCACAGATGAAACAAGGTTGGCTTGAAAGTCCTATCTTATACATGGCTCTTATCGGAAGACCAGGAGCCAACAAGAGCCACCCACTTAGCTTCGCTATGAAGCCATTCCTCGATTACGACTATGAGCAAAACAAGTTGTTCGAGGAGCAATACAGTAAGTTTGAGGAAAAGATGTGCATGTCTCGCAAGGAACGCATTGAAAATGGAGAGGATGGATTCCCGCAAGAACCTGTACGCAAACGTTTCTTGGTCTCTGATGTCACACCAGAAGGCTTGAGCTATATTCATGCGCAGAACAAGAGGGGTTTGTGCCTATGGACAGACGAGCTATCTGCATGGTTCAAGAACTTCAACCGCTATAACAATGGTTCAGAGGAACAGTTCTGGCTATCTGTCTTTAGCGCCAAGACAACCATATCAGACAGAAGAAGTTCCAAGAGTTCCATTTTCATTAAACGCCCCTATATCTCAGTAATCGGAACCATCCAAAAGAAGATACTTAGTGAGTTGGCGAAAGGCGAACGCTCCAGCAACGGCTTTATCGATCGCATTTTGTTCGTCATGCCTAACCTTCAGCAGAAAGCGAGATGGAGTGACCGAGAGTTGCCCGATAATATAGAGCGAGATTGGCAAGCCATCATTCAACACCTTATTGATATGGAGTGTCCAATAAATGAGCAACAGGAAATCGAGCCTCATGTCTTATCATTCACTGAAGAAGCTAAGGCAAGGCTCTATGAATGGCAGCATCATTTCTCCGAGCAATGCGACAATGAAACAAATGATACCATTGTCAGCATCTATTGCAAGTTGGAGATATACATCATCCGTTTCTGTCTGATTATTCAATTGGCACGATGGACGTGTGGAGAATGTGATAAGGAAGCCATCGACCTGCTGAGTGTAGAGCGAGCCATCCGATTGACAGATTATTTCAAGAACTCTGCCATATCAGTACAAAATATCCTCAACGAGAATATGCTTACAGCTCAACAACAAGCAATCGTCAACCATCTTCCTGCAACATTCACTACTGCCCAAGCTCATGATGTCGCCAAAGAGAACGACATGAAGTCAAGGACATTGGAAAGATTTCTGAATGATAACATCGGAGTCCTATTTCGCAAAGAGAAGCATGGGGAATATTCAAAGATTAACTCGTGA
- a CDS encoding N-acetylmuramoyl-L-alanine amidase — translation MNSRFCPLIHALIEQLNEEYPLATIHGHNEFANKACPCFDVKKEWG, via the coding sequence ATGAATAGCCGATTTTGCCCTTTAATTCATGCCCTCATTGAGCAGCTGAATGAGGAATATCCATTAGCCACGATTCATGGGCACAATGAATTTGCCAACAAAGCCTGTCCCTGCTTTGATGTGAAGAAGGAGTGGGGCTAA
- a CDS encoding XAC2610-related protein, whose translation MKRIIDSTLVILSLMLIFGCKESKVGQGNPTKDSMSIDTDSVISGKVFNKQDIASEDTLNAVIRTQSPKSKDFDFEVFIMRGEKTVQIIPFSYPKDDTFDPNGGRKDSCLMTDVTFDGNKDLLVYLGQFGNQGVEYWDAYVWNEVKQKFLFVPSFHDIPNPTLNEKEKIIESFSRGSAVDYEFGKWKFEKGVFVQKELLSHPPRECE comes from the coding sequence ATGAAAAGAATTATCGATAGTACATTAGTAATACTTTCTTTGATGTTGATCTTCGGTTGCAAGGAAAGTAAGGTGGGGCAGGGAAACCCTACCAAAGACAGCATGTCTATTGACACCGATAGTGTGATTTCGGGCAAAGTCTTTAACAAGCAAGATATTGCATCGGAAGATACGCTTAACGCTGTTATAAGAACACAATCTCCCAAGTCCAAGGATTTCGATTTTGAAGTATTTATTATGCGAGGGGAGAAAACAGTACAAATTATACCTTTCTCTTATCCAAAGGACGATACTTTTGACCCAAATGGTGGCCGGAAGGATAGCTGTCTGATGACTGATGTGACGTTTGATGGCAATAAAGATCTGTTGGTATATTTGGGACAATTCGGAAATCAAGGTGTGGAATATTGGGATGCTTATGTCTGGAATGAAGTCAAGCAGAAGTTCTTGTTTGTTCCATCATTCCATGATATTCCCAATCCTACGCTTAACGAAAAAGAAAAGATTATTGAATCTTTCAGCCGTGGTTCTGCCGTTGATTATGAGTTTGGAAAATGGAAGTTCGAGAAAGGAGTGTTTGTACAAAAAGAACTTCTGTCACACCCTCCGAGAGAGTGTGAATAA
- a CDS encoding DUF6371 domain-containing protein, with protein sequence MSTHRFILEPYKGIATRHTCPECHKKRNFARYIDTEGKIEFPPYVGRCNHEQSCGYHFTPKDFFVKNPEKNETFTKDDTISYKKREMPKPLPTSYIDENIMRSSLKCYEANNLFLFLSSQFGETATLSLMEKYHVGTSKHWTGATVFWQVDNQGKVRTGKVMLYNPETGKRVKEPYNHVSWVHSLIPHKDFNLCQCFFGEHLINVAKTKPIALVESEKTALIASYYLPQFLWIASGGKNGCFNTKSLSVLKNRDVILFPDLGATTVWQDKLPMMQVLGIRATLFDFLEHQACEEDKAKGLDIADYLLKIKPAEAKLQALIKQNPAIRKLIDVFKLEIVDEPQPRFRTPKRQRGFRL encoded by the coding sequence ATGAGTACACATAGATTCATATTAGAGCCATACAAAGGCATCGCTACCCGACATACATGTCCAGAATGCCATAAGAAACGTAACTTCGCTCGATATATTGACACAGAAGGGAAGATTGAGTTTCCTCCTTACGTGGGGCGCTGCAACCATGAGCAAAGTTGTGGTTATCACTTCACTCCCAAGGATTTTTTTGTGAAGAATCCCGAGAAGAATGAGACATTCACAAAGGATGATACTATTTCATATAAGAAGAGAGAAATGCCGAAGCCATTACCCACTTCTTATATAGACGAGAACATCATGCGAAGTTCTCTGAAATGTTATGAGGCGAACAACCTTTTCTTGTTTCTATCTTCTCAATTCGGTGAAACAGCTACTCTTTCTTTGATGGAGAAATATCATGTCGGAACTTCCAAACACTGGACTGGTGCCACGGTATTTTGGCAAGTTGACAATCAAGGCAAGGTAAGAACTGGTAAGGTAATGCTCTATAATCCAGAGACAGGTAAGCGAGTAAAAGAACCATACAACCATGTTTCATGGGTACACTCGCTTATCCCCCACAAGGATTTCAATCTCTGTCAATGCTTTTTTGGTGAACATCTTATCAATGTAGCCAAGACCAAGCCCATAGCATTGGTTGAAAGTGAGAAGACAGCTTTGATAGCCTCCTACTATCTTCCTCAATTCTTATGGATAGCAAGTGGTGGTAAGAATGGTTGCTTTAACACGAAGTCGCTATCTGTTCTGAAAAACAGAGATGTGATCTTATTCCCTGATTTGGGAGCGACAACAGTTTGGCAAGACAAGCTGCCAATGATGCAAGTTCTCGGCATCCGTGCAACACTTTTCGACTTTTTAGAGCATCAAGCCTGCGAAGAAGATAAAGCTAAAGGCTTGGACATTGCTGATTATTTGCTCAAAATCAAGCCTGCAGAAGCAAAACTTCAAGCCCTCATCAAACAGAATCCTGCCATTCGGAAGTTGATAGATGTCTTCAAACTCGAAATTGTTGACGAGCCTCAACCACGTTTCCGCACTCCTAAAAGGCAACGTGGTTTCAGACTCTGA
- a CDS encoding ORF6N domain-containing protein — protein MADITEKTGNGELVTNRDQLVVVDNIEPLIKVIRGQQVMLDRDLATLYGVETKRLNEQVKRNIKRFPEDFMFQLTKDECLRSQIATLNEGRGQHLKHMPYVFTENGVAMLSSVLRSDTAIEVNIRIMRAFTSMRYFLQNNAEVFQRLSTMEYHQLEMQQHLQESDKRIDEVFRRLDEGNAKPKQGVFYRTIFWKGTKQKLVMRFCAILILSVISILNSLELKSQTVVNILSNGYKLERSLFLHGKKIGVYNKKGRLIKLSTDDKTRQKIFLNQSNSLTDYGIKLKYPEVIYKDACVIADILSSYDPSEILSFTKPIGEQKKISIQNINKYYTYLDASVDYVLSIEIIVKDCLITQYSYTYKPNMSDVIISYTCVFTYDKNNRVVKLKKEYRKHYETIEFIYETK, from the coding sequence ATGGCAGACATAACGGAAAAGACAGGAAACGGCGAACTGGTCACAAATCGTGACCAGTTGGTTGTTGTTGACAATATAGAGCCTCTAATAAAAGTAATTAGAGGACAGCAAGTTATGCTTGACCGTGACCTTGCCACACTTTATGGCGTTGAAACAAAGCGTCTTAATGAGCAAGTAAAGCGTAATATTAAACGATTTCCAGAAGATTTCATGTTTCAATTGACCAAGGACGAATGTTTAAGGTCGCAAATTGCGACCTTAAACGAAGGACGCGGACAACATTTGAAACACATGCCTTACGTATTTACTGAAAACGGAGTCGCTATGCTTAGTAGTGTTTTACGTTCTGACACTGCGATTGAGGTGAATATTCGAATAATGCGAGCTTTCACTTCAATGCGTTACTTTCTACAGAACAATGCCGAAGTGTTTCAGCGTCTCTCGACTATGGAATACCATCAATTGGAAATGCAACAACACTTGCAAGAATCCGACAAGCGCATAGACGAGGTGTTTCGCAGATTGGACGAGGGCAACGCAAAGCCGAAACAAGGTGTGTTCTACAGAACTATCTTTTGGAAAGGAACTAAACAAAAGTTAGTAATGAGATTTTGCGCGATATTAATACTTTCTGTGATTTCAATTCTAAACAGTTTGGAATTGAAATCACAGACTGTTGTAAACATTTTAAGTAATGGTTATAAGTTAGAGAGAAGTTTATTTCTACACGGGAAAAAAATCGGGGTATATAATAAAAAGGGTAGATTGATTAAATTGTCCACAGATGACAAAACGCGTCAAAAGATATTTTTAAATCAATCTAATAGCCTAACAGATTATGGAATAAAGCTAAAATATCCCGAGGTCATATATAAGGATGCATGTGTTATTGCTGATATTTTATCAAGTTATGACCCAAGCGAAATCTTGTCATTTACAAAGCCAATAGGGGAACAAAAAAAGATTTCTATACAAAATATCAATAAGTATTACACATATCTTGATGCCAGTGTTGACTATGTGTTAAGTATTGAAATTATAGTCAAGGATTGTCTTATTACTCAATATAGTTATACATATAAGCCAAACATGTCTGACGTCATTATTTCATATACATGTGTCTTTACTTATGATAAGAATAATAGGGTCGTAAAATTAAAAAAAGAATATAGGAAACACTATGAAACAATAGAATTCATATATGAAACCAAATAA
- a CDS encoding energy transducer TonB: MKELVGIILLTVLVVFGSCNSNTNVSLVGTSPQLFDVCQVSTGNPGYRNRELFINELENKCKYPIEFQKNNLEAYVAVEYKTDQRGYIVKKRVVICDNKKFKKITMEIFNQVKTLKIATTEKIDTIYFQYKIQGSPTLIHSKVDVKIIGYGYNNKSILMK, from the coding sequence ATGAAGGAATTAGTGGGTATTATATTATTGACAGTTTTGGTAGTATTTGGTTCATGCAACTCCAATACTAATGTGTCTCTTGTGGGAACATCTCCGCAACTATTTGATGTATGCCAAGTAAGCACAGGTAATCCTGGCTATAGAAATAGAGAGTTGTTCATAAACGAATTGGAAAACAAGTGTAAATATCCTATTGAGTTTCAAAAAAATAATTTGGAAGCATACGTTGCTGTTGAATACAAGACTGACCAACGAGGATATATTGTAAAAAAAAGAGTGGTTATTTGCGACAATAAAAAATTCAAAAAGATAACAATGGAAATATTCAATCAAGTTAAAACTCTCAAAATAGCCACAACAGAGAAAATAGATACAATCTACTTCCAATACAAGATACAAGGTTCACCAACTTTAATCCATTCAAAAGTAGATGTAAAGATTATCGGCTATGGCTACAATAATAAATCAATTTTAATGAAGTAA
- a CDS encoding KilA-N domain-containing protein encodes MAKIKVENTEISVVNVQNEDYISLTDMAHSQMQEHIIFRWMSLKSTIEYLGEWEKLYNPNFNCTEFDTIKNAAGSNNFVLSVKAWIQRTGAIGIMAKAGRYGGTYAHRDIAYHFGMWISPRFQLLLVKEYQRLKADEQKQLSWSAKRELSKINYRIHTDAIKVNLIPAEVTREQAAMKYADEADVLNIAMFGMTAKQWREQNPDKKGNIRDYASINELICLSNMENLNAVFINDGMAQSERLIKLNQIAIQQMKILEDTGGRNLLK; translated from the coding sequence ATGGCAAAGATAAAAGTTGAAAATACAGAAATATCTGTTGTTAATGTTCAAAATGAGGATTATATCTCTCTGACAGATATGGCACATAGCCAAATGCAAGAGCATATTATTTTCAGATGGATGAGCCTCAAAAGTACAATAGAATACCTCGGTGAATGGGAAAAGCTATATAATCCGAATTTTAATTGTACCGAATTCGATACAATTAAAAATGCAGCAGGAAGCAACAACTTCGTACTTTCTGTAAAGGCATGGATTCAAAGAACAGGTGCAATAGGCATCATGGCAAAAGCTGGCCGATATGGTGGAACTTATGCTCATCGAGACATTGCGTACCACTTTGGAATGTGGATTAGTCCTCGTTTCCAACTTTTGTTGGTAAAAGAGTATCAACGTCTTAAAGCTGATGAGCAGAAACAATTGTCATGGTCTGCCAAGCGGGAACTATCAAAGATAAACTATCGCATTCACACGGATGCTATCAAAGTAAATCTCATTCCTGCGGAAGTGACTCGTGAGCAAGCTGCCATGAAATATGCTGATGAAGCGGATGTACTCAACATAGCCATGTTCGGCATGACTGCGAAACAATGGCGTGAGCAGAATCCCGACAAGAAAGGCAACATTCGTGACTATGCCAGTATTAATGAACTTATCTGTCTCTCAAATATGGAGAATCTCAACGCTGTATTTATCAATGATGGTATGGCGCAGTCTGAGCGACTTATCAAACTCAATCAGATTGCCATTCAGCAGATGAAAATTCTTGAAGATACAGGAGGAAGAAACTTATTAAAATAA
- a CDS encoding site-specific integrase: MRSTYKQFYYINRGRVKADGTTSIFCRITIDGKVSAIATGLYCAPEEWDTKKGEAKNARVNGQLQAFRLRIDEAYEQATKEKGIVTAEILKNVIVDANTIPMTLLATGEEERERLRLRSIRINSTSSYRQSKTSQLNLREFIGLRGMNDIAFEDLTEEFGKSYKLFLIGKGYSASNTNHNLCWLQRLVYIAVDRGLLKFNPLEDVGYEKKGSPKRRHISRNDLLLIMETPMEDKALELARRMFIFSSLTGLAYVDLRNLYPHHIGMTADSRKYIREKRAKTNNEAFIPLHPIAEQIMSLYNTADDSKPVFPLSSRDSMWFEFHSLGVALGINENLTAHVARHTFGVNMVTSGISMESIAKMMGHSNLRSTQVYAVITDDKISKDMDKLMQRRETKETDQNKNKEDGK; the protein is encoded by the coding sequence ATGAGAAGTACATACAAGCAGTTTTATTATATCAACCGTGGCAGAGTAAAGGCAGACGGAACCACATCTATATTTTGCCGTATCACGATTGACGGCAAAGTGTCAGCCATAGCAACAGGTCTTTACTGTGCTCCCGAAGAATGGGACACGAAAAAAGGTGAAGCCAAGAATGCAAGAGTGAACGGACAACTGCAAGCGTTCAGACTAAGAATTGACGAAGCCTACGAGCAGGCAACAAAGGAAAAGGGCATCGTTACCGCCGAGATCCTGAAGAATGTTATTGTTGATGCAAATACTATCCCGATGACATTGCTTGCCACTGGCGAGGAGGAGCGTGAACGCCTTAGGCTGCGCTCCATCCGTATTAACTCAACATCTTCTTATCGCCAATCTAAGACATCGCAGCTAAACTTGCGAGAGTTCATCGGGTTACGAGGAATGAATGACATTGCATTTGAAGATTTGACTGAGGAATTTGGCAAATCTTATAAATTGTTCTTGATTGGCAAAGGGTATAGTGCATCCAATACGAACCATAATCTCTGTTGGCTGCAACGCTTGGTTTATATTGCTGTTGACAGAGGTCTGCTGAAATTCAATCCATTGGAAGATGTCGGATATGAAAAGAAAGGCTCACCAAAGCGTAGACATATATCCAGAAATGACTTGCTGCTCATTATGGAGACTCCTATGGAGGATAAGGCTTTGGAGTTGGCACGAAGAATGTTTATTTTCTCCAGCCTTACAGGTTTGGCTTATGTCGATTTACGTAACCTGTATCCACACCATATCGGGATGACGGCAGACAGTAGAAAATACATCCGTGAGAAAAGAGCAAAGACCAACAACGAAGCGTTCATTCCCTTGCACCCGATAGCTGAACAAATAATGTCGCTATACAATACAGCGGATGATAGCAAACCTGTTTTCCCTCTTTCTTCACGTGATTCCATGTGGTTTGAATTTCATTCACTCGGTGTGGCTTTGGGTATCAATGAGAACCTTACCGCACATGTTGCAAGACATACATTCGGAGTAAACATGGTTACTTCGGGCATATCAATGGAAAGCATCGCCAAGATGATGGGGCATTCCAACCTGCGAAGCACCCAGGTCTATGCCGTCATCACCGATGACAAGATATCCAAGGACATGGACAAGCTGATGCAGCGCAGAGAAACAAAAGAAACTGACCAGAATAAAAATAAGGAGGACGGGAAATGA
- a CDS encoding XAC2610-related protein, with amino-acid sequence MKKIVFILLIFCSFLVVWGCNKNKTKCVPQKEATSDSSMRSNDDTLSLMIEHEVDDVDYGVIIKRGDKTIHRFGYKYPEDDDLVPNEERIDSCLLTDLNFDGIKEDVLFYLGSFGASGTEHFDAYVWNPNTEHYDKIEEFKDIPNPKISDKYKCILSRVYVSSAENEYVKYVCTNGHLIKVAELRQYWKGNIYPERDRAVYEEHFIKANVWKRNLKLNQISDFWKPVVPF; translated from the coding sequence ATGAAAAAGATAGTTTTTATTCTACTCATTTTTTGTAGTTTTCTTGTAGTATGGGGATGCAATAAGAATAAAACGAAATGTGTTCCACAGAAAGAAGCAACTTCTGATTCTTCTATGAGAAGTAATGACGACACTCTAAGCCTTATGATAGAGCATGAGGTTGACGATGTTGATTATGGAGTGATTATAAAACGTGGCGACAAGACCATTCATCGCTTCGGATACAAATATCCTGAAGATGATGATCTTGTACCAAATGAAGAACGTATTGATAGTTGTCTGTTGACTGACTTGAATTTTGACGGTATAAAAGAAGATGTGCTGTTTTATTTGGGTAGCTTTGGTGCTTCTGGCACTGAACATTTTGATGCATATGTTTGGAATCCTAATACTGAGCATTATGACAAAATTGAAGAATTCAAAGATATTCCAAACCCCAAAATCAGCGACAAATACAAGTGTATTCTTTCAAGAGTGTATGTTTCTTCCGCAGAGAACGAATATGTAAAATATGTATGCACCAATGGACATCTCATTAAGGTTGCCGAATTGAGACAATATTGGAAAGGGAACATTTATCCAGAGCGAGACAGGGCTGTTTATGAAGAGCATTTTATTAAAGCTAATGTTTGGAAGAGAAACTTGAAACTAAATCAAATTAGCGATTTCTGGAAACCGGTCGTACCGTTTTGA
- a CDS encoding helix-turn-helix domain-containing protein produces MINESITFDKLPQAVSYLTEQVIELKQMVSALQPTSSANNHILVEIDEAAIIIMKSKPTIYRLVNHGILPSYKKGKKLYFYKDELLAWIENGRKATKEQNHSEMLKAMQGGMKRKPKSMYNF; encoded by the coding sequence ATGATAAATGAAAGTATCACCTTTGATAAGCTACCACAAGCGGTATCTTATTTAACAGAACAAGTTATCGAGTTGAAGCAAATGGTATCAGCACTTCAACCTACATCATCAGCAAATAACCATATATTGGTTGAGATTGATGAGGCTGCTATTATTATAATGAAGTCGAAGCCAACCATTTATCGATTGGTTAACCATGGCATTCTGCCATCCTATAAAAAAGGTAAGAAGCTATACTTCTATAAGGATGAGCTGCTTGCATGGATTGAGAATGGTCGAAAAGCTACCAAGGAGCAGAACCATTCTGAAATGCTAAAAGCCATGCAAGGAGGAATGAAGCGCAAACCCAAGTCAATGTATAATTTTTAA
- a CDS encoding site-specific integrase produces MKVEKFKVLLYLKKSGLDKNGKAPIMGRITLNRTMAQFGCKLSCTPKLWNPRESRLDGKSKEAVEVNAKIDKLLLAINSAYESLVERKTDFDAKAIKDLFQCSADTQMTLLKQLDAIIADIESRIGIDYKKGTLPNYQYTRLTLVLFVKKRYGTDDVAFGELDEQFIREYMDFCLDERGLALDTVRHYLAILKKTCRIAFKAGHSERYHFMHFKLPQKKENPPKALTHEDFLKIRDLEIPERRKSLALTRDLFLFACYTGTAYADTVSITEENLFRDEEGSLWLKYHRKKNKMLARVKLLPEALAMLEKYKDPTRPTLLPPQEFRVLRGNMKSLRVLSGISMDLVYHVGRHSFASLVTLEEGVPIETISRMLGHNNIQTTQIYARVTPKKLFEDMDKFIEANKDFKFVL; encoded by the coding sequence ATGAAAGTTGAAAAATTCAAGGTGCTGCTCTACCTCAAAAAGAGCGGATTGGACAAGAACGGTAAGGCTCCCATCATGGGACGCATCACCCTCAACCGAACAATGGCGCAGTTCGGTTGCAAGTTGTCATGTACGCCAAAGTTATGGAATCCACGTGAGAGCAGACTTGACGGCAAGAGCAAGGAGGCAGTGGAAGTGAACGCCAAGATTGACAAGCTGTTGCTGGCAATAAACTCAGCCTACGAGTCACTTGTGGAGCGCAAGACGGATTTTGACGCAAAGGCGATAAAGGATCTGTTTCAATGCAGTGCAGACACTCAGATGACCTTGTTGAAGCAGCTTGACGCCATCATTGCGGACATTGAGTCAAGAATCGGCATCGACTACAAGAAAGGCACGCTCCCAAACTACCAGTACACTCGCCTGACATTGGTATTGTTCGTCAAGAAGCGTTATGGAACTGACGATGTGGCATTCGGTGAGCTTGACGAGCAGTTTATCCGTGAGTACATGGACTTTTGCTTGGACGAGAGAGGTCTTGCACTTGATACAGTCCGCCACTATCTCGCCATCTTGAAGAAGACCTGCCGAATAGCTTTCAAGGCAGGACACTCCGAGCGTTATCATTTCATGCACTTCAAGCTACCTCAAAAGAAAGAGAATCCACCAAAGGCATTGACACATGAGGACTTCCTGAAAATTCGTGACCTCGAAATACCAGAGCGAAGAAAATCGTTGGCTTTGACCCGTGACCTTTTTCTTTTCGCTTGCTATACAGGCACGGCTTATGCCGATACTGTTTCTATCACGGAAGAAAACCTCTTTCGTGATGAGGAGGGCAGCCTTTGGCTGAAATACCACAGAAAGAAGAACAAGATGCTTGCACGTGTGAAGTTACTGCCAGAGGCGCTTGCCATGTTGGAGAAATACAAAGACCCGACAAGACCTACTCTTTTACCGCCACAGGAATTTCGAGTGCTGAGAGGTAACATGAAAAGTCTCCGAGTACTATCTGGCATAAGTATGGATTTGGTCTATCATGTTGGACGGCACAGTTTCGCATCGCTCGTTACGCTCGAAGAAGGTGTTCCGATAGAGACTATCAGCAGAATGCTTGGTCACAACAACATTCAGACCACGCAAATCTATGCACGTGTCACCCCGAAAAAGCTATTTGAGGATATGGACAAGTTCATCGAAGCCAACAAGGACTTCAAGTTTGTCCTGTAA
- a CDS encoding transposase — protein MDKELYIGVDVSKQTLDLAYYDGESIDWKKAHIKVSNNNAGFKKIGSWVAKVSKGFDIVLFCMEYTGLYTQNFRLWLEEKHYIYRMVEPRKMHRFEPDLDDGLRSLDRIKTDELDSFRIAIYCEQNHRKILRNPSKLPPPVYFKLKRLLAERKQTVKQSVLYKQQLHDICAYDTDLSVERKNGQLKTLNDALKGIDNEIDMYIKEDADISKNFSLLTSIPGIGRVVALETIVLTENFMAIDNPRKYACYIGVAPFKKESGTSVRKGSSVSKKGFKQAKADLSIACLVCMQHIPNIRDYWERKRKEKCSGIVFNAIKFKMILRMFAVIKRGTPYVETDNYRNGKNKQPGVN, from the coding sequence ATGGATAAAGAACTTTACATAGGCGTGGATGTCTCAAAGCAGACTCTCGACCTTGCTTATTATGACGGAGAAAGCATTGATTGGAAGAAAGCCCATATAAAGGTGAGCAACAACAATGCAGGTTTCAAGAAAATTGGTTCATGGGTGGCAAAGGTAAGCAAGGGGTTTGATATAGTCTTGTTCTGTATGGAATATACAGGACTTTACACCCAAAACTTTAGACTGTGGTTGGAAGAGAAACATTATATTTATAGGATGGTGGAACCTCGCAAGATGCATCGCTTTGAGCCAGACTTGGATGATGGACTGCGTTCGCTCGACCGCATCAAGACTGACGAGCTTGATTCTTTCCGCATAGCCATTTACTGTGAGCAGAACCACAGAAAGATTCTTCGCAACCCATCAAAACTTCCTCCTCCTGTATATTTTAAGTTGAAGAGGCTTTTGGCGGAACGCAAGCAGACAGTCAAGCAGTCAGTCCTTTACAAGCAGCAGCTTCATGATATATGTGCGTATGACACAGATTTGTCTGTGGAACGTAAGAATGGGCAACTTAAAACGCTCAATGATGCACTTAAAGGCATAGACAATGAAATTGACATGTACATAAAAGAAGATGCGGACATCAGCAAGAACTTTTCCCTGCTGACATCAATACCTGGTATTGGGCGTGTTGTCGCACTTGAAACCATTGTCTTGACCGAAAACTTCATGGCAATAGATAACCCACGTAAATACGCTTGCTATATTGGTGTCGCTCCTTTCAAGAAAGAATCTGGTACATCTGTGAGAAAAGGCTCGTCAGTCTCTAAGAAAGGTTTTAAACAGGCAAAGGCAGATTTGTCCATTGCCTGTTTGGTTTGCATGCAGCACATTCCGAACATCAGAGATTACTGGGAACGCAAGAGAAAGGAGAAATGCAGTGGAATAGTGTTTAATGCAATCAAGTTTAAGATGATACTCCGTATGTTTGC